In Neomonachus schauinslandi chromosome 6, ASM220157v2, whole genome shotgun sequence, a genomic segment contains:
- the ZWINT gene encoding ZW10 interactor has product MEEAEAGARASALEALAKLADILEPIGRQEEAELPAQILAEFVMDSRKKEKLLCSQLQVVDFLQNFLAQEDVVQELDPLASEDTSRQKALAAKEQWKELKATYQEHVEAITGALTQALPTMEEAQRKRVQLLGALEELQAKKQVATERLRTAQKQWQLQQEKHLQHLAEASAEVRQQQRGTQQELERLSQELGRLQEQAGQKQDTLHRHQTFLQLLRTLQGQPPFPEAEAELPRKLDLPEGEPQEQKPGAIIGKDRSVPSKVN; this is encoded by the exons atggaggaggcagaggccGGGGCGCGAGCCTCAGCGCTAGA GGCCCTGGCCAAGCTGGCAGACATCCTGGAGCCCATCGGCCGGCAAGAAGAGGCAGAACTGCCGGCCCAGATCCTGGCGGAGTTTGTGATG GACTCCCGCAAGAAGGAAAAGctgctctgcagccagcttcAGGTAGTAGACTTCTTGCAGAATTTCTTGGCTCAGGAGGACGTTGTCCAAGAACTAGACCCCTTGGCTTCTGAAGACACCAGCC GGCAGAAGGCACTTGCGGCCAAGGAGCAATGGAAGGAGCTGAAGGCCACCTACCAAGAGCATGTGGAAGCCATCACAGGTGCCCTGACCCAGGCCTTGCCCACAAtggaggaggctcagaggaagCGGGTGCAGCTCCTGGGAGCCCTGGAAGAGCTCCAGGCCAAG AAGCAGGTGGCCACGGAGAGACTGAGGACAGCCCAGAAGCAGTGGCAGCTGCAACAG GAGAAGCACCTTCAGCATCTGGCAGAAGCCTCTGCGGAGGTGAGGCAGCAGCAGAGAGGGACGCAGCAGGAGCTTGAGCGGCTGTCTCAGGAACTTGGAAGACTGCAGGAGCAGGCGGGGCAGAAGCAGGACACGCTTCACAG GCACCAGACCTTCCTCCAGCTGCTACGTACTCTGCAGGGTCAGCCGCCATTCcctgaggcagaggcagagctGCCACGGAAGCTGGACCTTCCTGAGGGTGAGCCCCAGGAGCAGAAGCCTGGGGCTATCATAGGGAAGGACAGGAGTGTGCCGTCCAAGGTGAACTGA